A genomic segment from Actinomycetota bacterium encodes:
- a CDS encoding branched-chain amino acid ABC transporter permease, translated as MIATLLRRRRWLIVVTLAAVVFPFVVSILVDGAGPGAVLSNQDGNAKFLEGLAIEIFILALYAISYDLVLGVAGLLSFGHAMFFAVGAYTIGIMLRSFDMAFLPALGVVLIAAILQAVLFAIVLPRVKGITFALVTLGLASAFAIIIQSTELADYAGAEIGLQGVISPAWLDTTTERFRFYLVALTILVIVYVVYTRLVDSPTGKVLAGIRENEDRASMLGYNTFWFKLTALLVASITAAFAGVLHTLHQPIVTPNIAGLGWTVTALLVILIGGVGTVSGAVVGAVVFRLLQFYLDRWFGGASNILIGLAYIALVLYLPFGIVGTWRARSLQIAAGRRRLLSRLTGRHPAAGGGGS; from the coding sequence ATGATCGCGACCCTGCTCAGACGCCGCCGGTGGCTGATCGTCGTGACGCTCGCCGCGGTCGTGTTCCCGTTCGTCGTGTCGATCCTCGTCGACGGTGCCGGCCCCGGCGCGGTGCTCAGCAACCAGGACGGCAACGCCAAGTTCCTCGAAGGTCTCGCCATCGAGATCTTCATCCTCGCCCTGTACGCGATCAGCTACGACCTCGTCCTCGGCGTCGCCGGGCTGCTGTCGTTCGGGCACGCCATGTTCTTCGCCGTCGGCGCCTACACGATCGGGATCATGCTGCGCAGCTTCGACATGGCGTTCCTGCCCGCACTCGGCGTCGTGCTGATCGCGGCGATCCTGCAGGCCGTCCTGTTCGCCATCGTGCTGCCGCGCGTCAAGGGGATCACGTTCGCGCTCGTCACCCTCGGCCTCGCGTCCGCGTTCGCGATCATCATCCAGTCGACCGAACTGGCCGACTACGCCGGCGCCGAGATCGGTCTTCAGGGGGTCATCTCGCCCGCCTGGCTCGACACGACCACCGAGCGGTTCCGTTTCTACCTCGTCGCCCTCACGATCCTGGTGATCGTCTACGTCGTCTACACGCGCCTCGTCGACTCGCCGACCGGAAAGGTTCTCGCCGGGATCCGCGAGAACGAGGACCGCGCCTCGATGCTGGGGTACAACACGTTCTGGTTCAAGCTGACCGCCCTGCTCGTGGCGTCCATAACCGCGGCGTTCGCCGGTGTGCTGCACACGCTGCACCAGCCGATCGTCACCCCCAACATCGCCGGTCTCGGCTGGACGGTCACCGCCCTGCTGGTCATCCTCATCGGCGGGGTCGGGACGGTGAGCGGAGCGGTCGTCGGCGCCGTCGTGTTCCGCCTCCTGCAGTTCTACCTCGACCGCTGGTTCGGCGGCGCCTCCAACATCCTGATCGGGCTCGCCTACATCGCGCTGGTTCTCTACCTGCCGTTCGGAATCGTCGGAACGTGGCGGGCGAGATCGCTCCAGATCGCCGCCGGACGCAGGAGACTCCTGTCGCGGCTCACCGGCAGGCACCCCGCCGCCGGGGGAGGGGGGTCCTGA